One genomic segment of Hydrocarboniclastica marina includes these proteins:
- the purC gene encoding phosphoribosylaminoimidazolesuccinocarboxamide synthase, which yields MEKRDVLYSGKAKSVFLTDDPDLYVLQFRDDTSAFDGEKKQQLARKGMVNNRFNAFVMGKLADAGVPTHFERLLSPSESLVRRLEMIPVECVVRNVAAGSLCRRLGIEEGRELNPSTYELFLKNDALHDPMINESHAETFGWAAPHELAEMKRLTHQVNDVLQRLFLAGDMILVDYKLEFGRYNGRVVLGDEFSPDGCRIWDRKTRKKMDKDRFRQDLGDVIETYEEVGRRLGMSFD from the coding sequence ATGGAAAAGCGCGATGTGTTGTACTCAGGAAAAGCCAAGTCGGTTTTCCTGACAGACGATCCCGACTTGTACGTTTTGCAGTTCAGGGACGATACGTCAGCGTTTGATGGCGAAAAGAAGCAGCAACTGGCCCGCAAGGGCATGGTGAACAATCGGTTCAATGCTTTTGTAATGGGCAAGCTGGCCGACGCAGGTGTTCCCACTCACTTTGAGCGTCTGCTGTCGCCTTCAGAGTCGCTTGTGCGCAGGCTCGAAATGATACCGGTGGAATGCGTCGTTCGTAATGTGGCCGCCGGGAGCCTATGTCGGCGCCTGGGCATCGAGGAAGGCCGCGAGCTGAACCCCTCCACTTACGAGCTGTTTCTCAAGAATGATGCGCTACACGACCCCATGATTAACGAATCCCATGCCGAAACGTTCGGCTGGGCAGCGCCGCATGAGTTGGCTGAAATGAAGAGGCTGACCCATCAGGTGAATGATGTTTTGCAGCGCCTCTTCCTTGCCGGCGACATGATACTGGTAGACTACAAACTTGAGTTCGGCCGCTACAACGGTCGTGTCGTGTTGGGCGATGAGTTCAGCCCGGACGGCTGCAGAATATGGGATCGCAAAACACGTAAGAAAATGGACAAGGATCGGTTCCGGCAGGACTTGGGCGACGTCATTGAAACCTATGAAGAGGTCGGGCGGCGTCTCGGCATGTCTTTCGACTGA
- the bamC gene encoding outer membrane protein assembly factor BamC — protein MQGFLTAIGSGRVIVACLSMVAVLSGCGVIKDRSAEYQQERLASDLELPEGLSRERISPLYPVPEGEGQVLAGVGGNELPPPPDLTDNILDENYVVETAGEGQSWLLINELPGQVWPAVASFLLERGLELEYDNPRIGLMQTGPVGSRLKARQWLGLEDSEAASGPVLQARVSPGVRRNTTEVQLRVREEEDHEGFLQWSPRPEAPDLERRLLEDMATALKDQEDVKSYSRAALDIAESPRVRLIAPEEGEPRIVLDLEYERAWAEVTRALSEADVPIVDINRSQGLWFVDYRSRDDRTSGWLFWKELDEPKFTYQVELKRAEDDSLTVVTQPAPDHEEGDRSARLLSEIFEYLY, from the coding sequence ATGCAGGGTTTTCTGACTGCAATAGGGTCAGGTCGCGTGATAGTCGCTTGCCTGTCGATGGTCGCGGTCCTCAGTGGCTGTGGCGTGATAAAGGACCGTTCGGCCGAATATCAGCAGGAGCGGCTGGCCAGCGACCTGGAGTTGCCGGAGGGGCTGAGCAGAGAGCGCATTTCGCCGCTCTATCCTGTCCCTGAAGGCGAAGGGCAGGTTCTCGCTGGAGTCGGCGGTAACGAACTTCCCCCGCCACCGGATCTCACCGACAATATCCTCGATGAAAACTACGTGGTCGAAACGGCCGGGGAAGGTCAGTCCTGGCTGCTCATCAATGAACTCCCCGGGCAGGTCTGGCCGGCCGTTGCCTCTTTCCTGCTGGAGAGAGGCCTGGAACTTGAGTACGACAACCCCAGAATTGGCCTGATGCAGACGGGTCCCGTCGGGTCCCGTCTGAAGGCCAGGCAGTGGCTGGGACTGGAGGATAGTGAAGCGGCCTCCGGACCTGTCCTGCAGGCCCGTGTTTCACCCGGCGTGCGGCGAAACACAACCGAAGTTCAGCTACGGGTACGCGAAGAGGAAGATCATGAGGGTTTCCTTCAGTGGTCGCCGCGGCCTGAAGCGCCGGATCTGGAAAGACGTCTGCTTGAGGATATGGCCACAGCACTCAAGGACCAGGAAGACGTCAAGTCATATTCGCGAGCTGCTCTTGATATCGCGGAATCGCCAAGGGTTCGCTTGATAGCGCCGGAAGAAGGCGAACCACGGATCGTACTCGACCTGGAGTACGAGCGCGCCTGGGCCGAGGTGACCCGGGCGCTGTCTGAGGCGGACGTACCTATTGTCGATATTAACCGCAGCCAGGGCCTGTGGTTTGTCGACTACCGGAGCCGTGATGATCGAACTTCCGGCTGGCTCTTCTGGAAAGAATTGGATGAGCCGAAGTTCACCTATCAAGTTGAGCTGAAGCGGGCCGAAGACGACTCCCTGACAGTGGTGACCCAACCGGCACCAGATCATGAGGAAGGCGACCGATCAGCACGCCTGCTCTCTGAAATTTTCGAATACCTTTATTAA